One window of the bacterium genome contains the following:
- a CDS encoding M48 family peptidase translates to MRIFADESRPNITSMFEELNELHFNSEIPTIPVVWNSRMTTTAGYCRYRSRGGNLTPYKIDLSLRLFESNGFPIEEVKATLIHEMVHAYLVHKYNERGHGPMFQREMTRITGVRKNHRCHNYDTSAVARKVKYTATCLKCGYTYGYKRRPKYSSYIHRVCGGEMVIQAGDSTSDRKSSVKIF, encoded by the coding sequence ATGAGAATCTTTGCAGATGAAAGTAGGCCAAACATTACCAGTATGTTTGAGGAGTTGAATGAACTTCATTTTAACTCCGAGATTCCTACCATTCCTGTTGTGTGGAACAGCAGAATGACTACGACTGCTGGTTACTGTCGCTATCGTAGTAGGGGAGGAAACCTTACTCCTTATAAGATTGATTTGAGCCTTAGACTTTTTGAATCTAATGGTTTTCCAATCGAAGAAGTTAAGGCTACTCTTATTCACGAAATGGTTCATGCTTACCTTGTACACAAGTACAATGAGCGCGGACACGGACCTATGTTTCAGCGCGAAATGACTCGCATCACTGGTGTTAGAAAGAATCATCGTTGTCATAATTACGATACTTCTGCTGTTGCTCGAAAGGTAAAGTACACAGCAACCTGCCTTAAGTGCGGGTACACATACGGATACAAGCGTAGGCCAAAGTATTCCTCTTACATTCATAGGGTGTGTGGAGGAGAAATGGTTATCCAGGCTGGCGACTCTACTTCCGATAGAAAGAGTTCGGTTAAAATCTTTTAA